A single Glycine soja cultivar W05 chromosome 14, ASM419377v2, whole genome shotgun sequence DNA region contains:
- the LOC114385204 gene encoding trigger factor-like protein TIG, Chloroplastic, with the protein MGLANHFPTSLPLGFEEKCPWREKDALHVGPWNRDFNPFSFSLTFENPNRAIEGGALESTRYATIDNEERLSDYIKLICELYNNPTSVGIEKMFMYYVKEKILQIPGFRPGKKVPESILISYVGSQNVQKATIESILRRTLSHAMTSVTGRALQESVRIVTKFSEMEETYSSLGSLGYDVLVDIAPEIKWIPDNNAYKNLKIVVEMDSDIDAHTASEQEFRRRYKSIGALKVVTDRAKGD; encoded by the exons ATGGGGTTGGCGAATCATTTCCCTACGTCTTTACCGTTGGGATTTGAAGAAAAATGTCCGTGGAGGGAGAAAGATGCATTGCACGTAGGACCATGGAATCGAGACTTCAATCCATTCTCCTTCTCCTTAACGTTTgagaaccctaacagagcaattgaaggaggagctctagagagcaccagatATGCCACAATTGATAACGAAGAACGCTTGAGCGACTACATCAAG TTGAT ttgtgaattgtacaataacccaacCAGTGTTGGTATTGAGAAAATGTTTATGTActatgttaaagagaaaat TCTACAGATCCCTGGATTTCGCCCTGGAAAGAAAGTTCCAGAAAGCATTCTTATTAGTTATGTTGGGAGTCAAAATGTTCAGAAGGCTACTATTGAATCTATATTGAGGAGGACACTCTCACATGCTATGACATCG GTTACTGGAAGGGCTTTGCAGGAATCAGTACGAATAGTGACTAAGTTTTCTGAGATGGAGGAGACATATTCTTCTCTTGGGTCTCTTGG ATATGATGTCCTTGTTGATATTGCACCAGAAATCAAATGGATTCCCGATAATAATgcatacaaaaatttaaagattgtTGTTGAGATGGATAGTGATATAGATGCTCACACAGCATCTGAACAAGAATTTAGAAGGCGTTATAAATCCATTGGTGCTCTGAAAGTGGTTACTGACAGGGCTAAAGGtgactaa